Proteins found in one Helicobacter sp. NHP19-003 genomic segment:
- the hemW gene encoding radical SAM family heme chaperone HemW has translation MLKSTPQRAPSLYIHVPFCTSKCGYCAFNSFSGLDSLKDAYVEALIVDLKDSLKNTSVLSSIFIGGGTPNTLETKHYERICSTIAIHANHTPKIEITLEANPDLITKGWCKTLRALGANRLSLGVQSFFADKLKFLQREHGKQDIFKALEIAYKSGFAHLSIDLMYNTPLDTPERLQLECQHASNLPIDHLSVYSLTLEDNTRLAKDTDPNALLNADTFLQNTLKDLGFMPYEVSNYAKPYRVQHNLGYWAGVNIWAVGLGLWGVWVKRDFTNKKMWQITLKTPSNGA, from the coding sequence ATGCTTAAATCCACGCCCCAAAGAGCCCCTAGTCTTTATATCCATGTGCCTTTTTGTACAAGCAAATGTGGGTATTGCGCTTTCAATTCCTTTAGTGGATTAGACTCTTTAAAAGATGCCTATGTGGAAGCCTTGATTGTAGACCTCAAAGACAGCCTTAAAAACACCTCGGTCTTGAGCTCCATTTTTATCGGCGGTGGCACGCCAAACACACTGGAAACCAAGCACTACGAGCGCATTTGTAGCACCATTGCCATCCACGCAAATCACACTCCAAAGATAGAAATCACTTTAGAAGCCAACCCCGATCTCATCACTAAAGGATGGTGCAAGACTCTAAGGGCACTTGGGGCTAACCGCCTCTCTTTGGGTGTGCAAAGCTTTTTTGCCGATAAATTAAAATTCTTGCAAAGAGAACATGGCAAGCAAGACATTTTTAAAGCCCTTGAGATTGCGTATAAAAGCGGATTTGCACACTTAAGCATCGATTTAATGTACAACACCCCCCTAGACACTCCAGAGCGTCTTCAATTAGAATGCCAACACGCAAGCAATCTTCCCATCGATCACCTCTCTGTCTATAGCCTAACCCTTGAAGATAACACCCGTTTAGCCAAAGACACAGACCCCAACGCACTTTTAAATGCCGACACTTTCTTGCAAAACACCTTAAAGGATTTGGGCTTTATGCCCTATGAAGTGTCTAATTACGCCAAACCCTATCGAGTGCAACACAATTTAGGCTATTGGGCGGGGGTGAATATTTGGGCTGTGGGGCTGGGGCTGTGGGGCGTGTGGGTAAAGAGAGATTTTACAAACAAAAAAATGTGGCAAATTACATTAAAGACCCCCTCAAACGGCGCATAG
- a CDS encoding c-type cytochrome, with protein sequence MNHKAFGKGHVVNTLDSATIKEDLKGYKAGTLNRYGAGGVMHGQAKSLSDADIEALAKFIPTLKK encoded by the coding sequence ATGAACCACAAGGCTTTTGGCAAAGGACATGTTGTGAATACACTTGACAGCGCGACCATTAAAGAAGACTTGAAGGGCTATAAGGCGGGTACACTTAACCGCTATGGGGCAGGTGGCGTGATGCATGGACAGGCAAAATCTTTGAGTGATGCGGATATCGAGGCTCTAGCAAAGTTCATCCCCACTCTTAAAAAATAA
- a CDS encoding RNA pyrophosphohydrolase — translation MDTKKSYRPNVAAVVLSSHYPRDCEFFLAQRIDIQGAWQFPQGGIDQGETPLKALYRELLEEIGTDAIEVIAEYPKWITYDFPPTMPKKLYPFDGQKQKYFLVRLKNNSLINIQTLSPEFNRYCFVKTHDLFHRVVHFKRQVYRQVIGYFRKEGYL, via the coding sequence ATGGACACCAAAAAAAGTTACCGCCCAAATGTGGCCGCTGTTGTGCTTTCTTCCCACTATCCTAGGGATTGTGAATTTTTTCTCGCACAACGGATAGACATTCAAGGGGCTTGGCAGTTCCCCCAAGGGGGGATCGATCAAGGCGAAACCCCCTTAAAAGCTTTGTATCGTGAACTTTTAGAGGAGATCGGTACGGATGCAATCGAGGTGATCGCCGAATATCCCAAGTGGATCACTTACGACTTCCCTCCCACGATGCCTAAAAAACTCTACCCTTTCGATGGACAAAAGCAGAAGTATTTTTTGGTGCGGCTCAAAAACAATTCTTTGATCAATATCCAAACCCTTTCGCCCGAGTTCAACCGCTATTGTTTTGTCAAAACCCATGATCTTTTCCACCGAGTTGTACACTTCAAGCGCCAGGTTTACCGCCAAGTGATCGGCTATTTCCGCAAAGAAGGGTATTTATAA
- a CDS encoding aspartate kinase, with product MLVVQKFGGTSVGSCARIEAVAKCVIESKKLYEDLVVVVSAMGDTTDDFLNLAHYFGARSNQRELDRLLSSGEQISSALLAIALESMGQKACSLSGREAGILTDAHYTKAQILDINTAKIRELLAQNFIVVVAGFQGISQSGEITTLGRGGSDLSAVALAGALHAGLCEIYTDVDGIYTTDPRIVPNARKIDEISYEEMLELASMGAKVLFNRSVELAKKYNIPLVTRNSFNNVEGTRITSEEQILEKPIVSGIALDTDQARVSIIDACDCPGIAGKIFGILAGANINVDLIVQTVGRNGKAEINFTVPKGDLDTCLQVLKNIQNIGSIEHDDKIAKVSIVGVGMRSHSGIASSVFNALAKENINIMMIGTSEIKISVVVDISVAELALKTLHTTFKLDL from the coding sequence ATGTTGGTGGTGCAGAAGTTTGGGGGGACGAGCGTGGGTAGTTGTGCGCGCATTGAGGCGGTCGCCAAGTGCGTGATTGAAAGCAAAAAACTCTATGAGGATTTGGTGGTCGTGGTTTCGGCGATGGGCGACACCACGGACGATTTTTTAAACCTTGCCCACTATTTTGGCGCACGCTCTAACCAAAGAGAATTGGACCGCTTGCTAAGCAGTGGGGAGCAAATCTCTAGTGCCTTGCTTGCCATTGCTCTAGAGTCTATGGGGCAAAAAGCGTGTTCGCTCAGTGGACGGGAAGCGGGGATTTTAACCGATGCCCACTACACCAAAGCCCAAATCTTAGACATCAACACGGCCAAAATTCGCGAACTCTTGGCGCAAAACTTTATCGTGGTGGTGGCGGGCTTTCAAGGCATTAGCCAGAGTGGGGAGATCACCACTCTGGGGCGGGGAGGCAGCGACTTAAGCGCAGTGGCTCTAGCCGGAGCTTTGCACGCGGGGCTGTGCGAAATTTACACCGATGTGGATGGCATTTACACGACAGATCCACGCATTGTGCCAAACGCCCGTAAAATCGATGAGATCAGCTATGAAGAAATGTTGGAGTTGGCTTCAATGGGAGCGAAAGTGTTGTTTAACCGCTCTGTAGAGCTGGCTAAAAAATACAACATCCCCCTTGTTACACGCAATTCTTTCAACAATGTAGAGGGGACACGCATCACTTCAGAGGAGCAAATTTTGGAAAAACCCATCGTGAGTGGCATTGCCCTAGACACCGACCAAGCCCGCGTGAGCATTATAGACGCTTGCGATTGTCCGGGCATTGCGGGCAAGATTTTCGGGATTTTGGCTGGGGCAAACATCAATGTTGATTTGATCGTACAGACCGTGGGGCGTAATGGCAAAGCCGAAATCAACTTCACTGTGCCCAAAGGCGATTTAGACACTTGTTTACAAGTGTTGAAAAACATACAAAACATCGGTTCGATCGAGCACGACGACAAGATCGCTAAAGTGTCGATCGTGGGCGTGGGGATGCGCTCACACTCGGGGATCGCCAGCAGTGTTTTCAACGCCCTAGCCAAAGAAAACATCAACATCATGATGATCGGCACGAGCGAGATTAAAATCTCTGTAGTGGTGGACATTAGCGTGGCCGAACTTGCGCTCAAGACCCTACACACGACCTTTAAACTCGACCTTTAA
- a CDS encoding HobA family DNA replication regulator: MLRATEHILKGGCVLIATDNQRAWLKTYALTHLNAHPMHPLIPVFDPLQSFQTYLRQSPDISLVRNTLDLVYQNYIFWYVGADNSQMARLALSVGKSLWWLLDNPKEGAICFESLDPLLDHKLLQLYRVFVRMVLESLLGQVNLND; encoded by the coding sequence TTGCTGCGCGCTACGGAACATATTTTAAAGGGAGGCTGTGTCCTCATCGCCACAGACAACCAAAGGGCGTGGCTTAAAACCTATGCTCTGACGCATTTAAACGCCCACCCCATGCACCCCCTCATACCTGTCTTTGACCCCTTGCAAAGCTTCCAAACTTATTTACGGCAAAGCCCAGACATCTCTTTGGTACGCAACACTTTAGATTTGGTTTACCAAAACTACATCTTTTGGTATGTAGGGGCGGATAACTCCCAAATGGCACGGCTTGCCCTAAGCGTGGGGAAAAGTTTATGGTGGCTTTTAGACAACCCTAAAGAGGGGGCGATTTGCTTTGAATCCCTTGACCCCTTGCTCGATCACAAACTCTTGCAGCTGTATCGGGTGTTTGTGCGCATGGTGCTTGAAAGTTTGCTAGGACAAGTGAACCTAAATGACTAG
- a CDS encoding DNA polymerase III subunit delta' has protein sequence MTSQIVYTNSPHDEAQSYKAQLEAHFKAQNTPFLLELVCQDELKIEHAHEIKRRCVLSFSGQKVFVIAALSLNIFAQNALLKILEEPPKNTLFILITKHPSALLATICSRLPHTDKRTKTTPPPFGLDLKTCDLCALHQYLQNADKQFNQEEVKIQITALLEATKQAGIRLGPTQLAQFDNAIHANALYLRPSYNLLPLLLSVLQVRG, from the coding sequence ATGACTAGCCAAATCGTCTATACAAACTCCCCCCACGATGAAGCCCAAAGTTACAAAGCGCAATTAGAGGCGCATTTTAAAGCCCAAAACACCCCCTTTTTGCTCGAGCTTGTGTGCCAAGATGAACTCAAAATTGAACACGCCCACGAGATCAAACGCCGCTGTGTGCTCAGTTTCTCAGGGCAAAAGGTGTTTGTCATCGCCGCCCTTAGCCTAAACATTTTCGCCCAAAATGCCTTGCTTAAAATCCTAGAAGAACCCCCCAAAAACACTCTATTTATCCTCATCACCAAGCACCCAAGTGCTCTACTTGCCACGATCTGCTCAAGACTGCCCCACACCGACAAGCGCACCAAAACTACGCCCCCACCCTTTGGGCTCGATTTAAAAACTTGCGATTTATGCGCTCTGCATCAATACTTGCAAAACGCGGACAAACAATTCAACCAAGAAGAGGTGAAAATCCAAATCACCGCCCTTTTAGAGGCGACCAAGCAAGCGGGCATCCGCCTAGGCCCCACACAGTTAGCGCAATTTGACAACGCCATTCACGCCAACGCCCTTTACTTGCGCCCCAGCTACAACCTTTTACCCCTGCTTTTAAGCGTGTTGCAAGTGAGGGGCTAG
- the folP gene encoding dihydropteroate synthase has product MFLQRLHPASFSCALKDLGVHPTGQAIMANKAKLLSFKITDLPLSATLILKQEALRAGAELATPKDCILAQEKTYDCLLVGTLDQLQHLVQKCAKQDFGLKKLAKELETHFTPPQVTPALMGIVNVTPDSFYPNSRHSAKTALEQIYKFLEQKIAYIDIGAASSRPHSLYTDADTEIARLEELCAEIKNQNLYKHAKFSIDTYNPKTAAFALEHGFCVLNDVNGLRDLEMFSVAKEFGAQVVLMHSLGVPLKAHQQLTAKNLWMEMEAFFAAKITTLKEHGIKDIILDIGFGFSKQMPENLALIKHLAHFLHFGYPLLVGCSRKKSVGEVCTREVEDRLAGTLALHLKALENGASILRVHDTQEHLDILAIHNAFLQTP; this is encoded by the coding sequence GTGTTTTTGCAAAGACTCCACCCCGCCAGCTTTTCTTGTGCCCTAAAAGATTTGGGTGTACACCCCACAGGGCAAGCCATCATGGCCAACAAAGCCAAACTTTTGAGTTTTAAAATCACCGACTTGCCCCTAAGCGCCACTTTGATTTTAAAACAAGAGGCGTTGCGTGCGGGCGCGGAGCTGGCCACGCCCAAAGATTGCATTTTGGCACAAGAAAAAACTTATGATTGTTTGCTTGTCGGCACTTTAGACCAGCTCCAGCACTTAGTCCAAAAATGCGCTAAACAAGACTTTGGGCTTAAAAAACTCGCCAAAGAGTTAGAAACCCACTTCACCCCTCCCCAAGTTACCCCCGCCTTAATGGGGATTGTCAATGTAACTCCAGACAGCTTTTATCCCAACAGCCGCCACAGCGCAAAAACCGCCCTAGAACAAATCTACAAATTCTTGGAGCAGAAAATCGCCTACATAGACATTGGGGCAGCTAGCTCTAGACCGCATAGTCTTTACACAGACGCAGACACAGAGATTGCCCGCTTAGAAGAATTGTGTGCCGAAATTAAGAATCAAAACCTCTACAAACACGCCAAGTTCAGCATAGACACCTACAACCCAAAGACCGCCGCCTTTGCCCTAGAACATGGTTTTTGCGTACTCAACGATGTCAATGGCTTGAGGGATTTGGAGATGTTTTCTGTGGCCAAAGAGTTTGGGGCGCAAGTGGTTTTAATGCACTCTTTGGGTGTGCCTTTAAAAGCACACCAACAGCTCACAGCTAAAAACTTATGGATGGAAATGGAAGCGTTTTTTGCCGCCAAAATCACCACCCTAAAAGAGCATGGCATCAAAGACATCATTTTAGACATCGGGTTTGGCTTTTCTAAACAAATGCCCGAAAATTTAGCCCTCATCAAGCACTTGGCACATTTTCTACACTTTGGCTACCCTCTACTTGTGGGCTGTAGCCGTAAAAAGAGTGTGGGGGAAGTGTGCACTAGAGAGGTGGAGGATCGCCTAGCCGGTACGCTCGCCTTGCATTTAAAGGCTCTAGAAAATGGGGCAAGTATCTTAAGAGTACACGACACTCAAGAACATTTAGACATTTTGGCGATTCACAATGCCTTTTTGCAAACTCCCTGA